CGGTAGCCAATAACCGGATTATCAGGATTGCTGTTGATATCCACCACCGGTGCAAAATTTACCTGAATTCCTATACGCTTGCATTCACGGGCAATTTGTACACCCATTTGATACACTAAACTATCATTTTGAATAGCACCCAACGTCATTTGCTTAGGATACTTTGCAACACTATCGAGGCGCATGGCCAAACCCCATTCGGCATCCATACTCACGAGCAAAGGTGTTTTAGACAATGCCTGATAATTGTTGCACAGCATTGCTTCCCGGTAAGGGCCGCCTTGCATAAACATAATTCCACCAATGTGGTAATCGCAAATTAGTTTTTCAATTTCTTCGCGGTGCTTTTGATCTTTATTGCTCCATGCAGCCACCATAAACAATTGTCCGAGGCGTTCTTCCGGGCTAAGCGATTTGTAAACGGAGTCGGTCCAATTTTCTCTTTTATGCTTACGTGAATGTTTTCTTTTGTTAAATTTTTTGATGGAAGCAGAATCCACATTGGCTAAGTCGTAGTCGAGCGCCAATGAATCGAGCGTTGCCTTCATGCGCGTCACTTTAAACTCATCGATAAATACCGCATTGCTCCACACCCACTGGGCTAGCAGCAATGAAAAGACAAAAAAGAGGTATTTAAAACTTCGTTTCACAGTAATTTGTACGCAGATTTTAATTGAGGGTTAAAGCTATTTATTAAGAAAGCCTGATTTTTTAAGGTCAACTTTTGTTTTCAACAATAGTAGTGTTGATTGTTTATATCGTTAGGAGCAGCTTCGCTGTGTATCAGCAAATCATTGACTTACATTTCTTGCACTTGAATTCTCGTAAAAACCGTTATTTTTGTAGAGAACGATTAATTAACGCGCGATATTGTAATGACGGATATTATTCACCTTTTGCCCGATTCTGTGGCCAATCAAATTGCTGCGGGCGAGGTAATACAGCGGCCGGCTTCGGCTGTGAAGGAGTTGATTGAAAATGCGGTAGATGCAGGAAGTACTTCCATAAAATTGATACTGAAAGATGCGGGCAAAGTGTTGATTCAGGTGATTGACAATGGCAAGGGAATGAGTGAAACGGATGCCCGTATGAGTTTTGAGCGACATGCTACTTCTAAAATTCAACAAGCAGCCGATTTATTTGCCATCACCACCAAAGGATTTCGCGGAGAGGCCTTGGCCTCTATTGCTGCGATTGCACAAGTGGAGCTTAAAACACGACGACCGGAGGATGAAATAGGAACACGTATTTCAATTGAAGGCAGTGAGTTGCAAATTCAAGAATCCTGCAGCACACCTGTTGGCACCTCCTTTTCTATAAAGAATTTATTTTTTAATGTACCTGCGCGCCGAAATTTTTTAAAATCAAACCCGGTAGAAACCTCTCATATTATTGAAGAGTTTCAGCGAATAGCATTGGCACATCCCGATATCGAATTTTCAATCCATCACAATGGTGCGGATTTATTTCAGCTGCCTAAAAGTAATCTACGGCAACGTATTGTGAATGTATTTGGTGCCAATTATAATCAGCGTTTGGTTCCTGTGGAGGAAGAAACTTTTATAGTAAAAATTACCGGTTTTATCGGTAAGCCGGAGTTTGCGAAAAAAACTAGGGGTGAGCAATATTTTTTTGTGAACAATCGTTTCATAAAGAATGGTTATTTGCATCATGCCATTCAAAATGCCTATGAGCAGTTGCTTCCCAAAGAATCGCATCCGAGTTATTTTTTATTTCTTAGCGTTGATCCAAAATCAATCGACATCAATATTCATCCCACAAAGACTGAAATAAAATTTGAGGATGAGCGTGCTATTTATGCCATATTGCGTTCAGCAGTAAAAAAATCCTTAGGACAACACAACATATCGCCTACCATTGATTTTGAGCAAGAAGCAAGTATCTCCTTAGATGGACCTCCAAAAGACCGAATTATCGAAGCTCCAAAAATCAGAGTTAATCCGGATTATAATCCTTTTAAAAGTCAAACTAGCCTCGATAATGCGCGAGCCTTCAGTGGACCCAGTTTAACTCAAAAAGCAAATTTGCAAAATTGGGAAAAGCTCTATGAAAGCCATGAGTATGCTTCGGTTCATCAAGCTGTTTCAATGGATGCAGTGCCCAAGCAAGAAACCATTAATCCAAAATGGGAGAATGATTTTTCGGAAGTTTCGAAAAGTTTGACGTATCAATTGCATGGTAAGTACATTTTGTCACATATTAAGACAGGATTTATCATAGTGGATCAACAAAGTGCACACGAGCGAATTTTGTACGAAAAATTTATTCAAAATCTGGAGCGTCAAAGTGCTAGTTCGCAGCAATTATTATTTCCTGAAACACTTGAATTTAATGCCTCCGATACTGCATTAGTACATTTATTACTAGCGGAATTAAATGCACTTGGTTTTGCGATTGAAGCGTTTGGTAAAAACACTTTTGTGGTGCATGGCATTCCACCAATTATGAAAGATACTGACAGTAAACATAGTTTGGAGAGAATTTTGGAAGAGTTTAAAAAAAATCAATCTGAATTAAAATTAACAAAAAGCGAAAACCTTGCACGTTCCATGGCGATCAATGCCGCTGTGAAATCAGGAAAACAATTGGGCAACGAAGAAATGAAAAGTATCATTGATGAGTTATTTGCATGCAAACAGCCTTACTCCTCACCTTCAGGAAAGCCAACATTAATAACTTTTTCTCTCGAAGATTTAGAAAAAAGATTTAAGAAATAATTTAAATTAATCGTTGCTGTCAACTGCGTAAGGCTGAGCAATACCATAACAAATAAGAATGAGTTACGAACAATATCGACCATCAAGTTTTAAATTGCTGCCGGATGTAGTAAAAAATTTATTGATCATAAACGGGCTATTTTTTTTAGCCACGTTTGTGTTTGATACTCGTTTTCACATCGACTTAACCGATATTTTAGGCTTACATTATTTTGCTGCCGACAAATTTCGTCCTTGGCAATTTGTGACCTATATGTTTATGCATGGTAGTTTTACACACATTGCTTTAAACATGTTTGCTCTGTGGATGTTTGGGAGCAGTATGGAAAATGTATGGGGACCTAAGCGATTTCTTACATTTTATATTTTCACCGGCTTGGGTGCAGCATTAACGCATTATTTGGTGGTATACTATCAATTGCACCCGGTGCTCACGGCTATTGATACTTATATTGCACATCCTGATCCTGTGGCGCTTAAATCATTTTTGGATGATCCCACCTTATTTAATTTAGGGGTAGATAATGTACAGCATAATTTTCAAGTGTTTGCGCAACAATACAACGATTTATTGGTAAGCGATAGTTTAAGAGCACAACAATTATCGCTCGACTTCATGCAACAGTATCGTGCCGATTTTATGAATGCACCGGTTGTGGTTGGTGCATCGGGAGCTGTATTTGGTTTACTCTTGGCATTTGGCATGACTTATCCCAACAACATTATTTATGTGTATTTCGCAATTCCTATGAAGGCGAAATATTTTGTAATGTTATATGGCGCAATAGAACTCTATAGTGGCATCTCCAACAGCAGCGATAATGTGGCGCACTTTGCACATTTGGGTGGAATGTTGTTTGGGATATTGCTTATACTTTATTGGCGTAAAAAATTTAGATTTTAATATTATCTATGCAGAATTCAGTTCTTGATGACATTAAAAATGCGTTTAAAAATGGCAGCGTGGTTACACGGTTTATCCTTATAAATTGTGCTGTTTTTATTTTTGTAAATCTTGTAAATCTTATCTTTTTTTTATTCCGTATTGCTCCTGAAAACCAGATTCAATTGTTGAATTGGTTGGCAGTTCCGGCAGATTGGACTCAATTGCTTTTTCACAGGCCATGGACACTTTTTACGTATATGTTTTTACACGAAGGCTTTTTTCATATTCTTTCGAATATGATTATGCTTTATTTTGGAGGGCAGCTTTTTATTGAATACTTGGGCGAGCGTAGGTTTTCGGCTACTTATTTTTTAGGCGGAATTGCCGGTGCTCTTTTATACATTGTTGTTTTCAACCTGTTTCCGGCTTTTAAATCCATTGCGCCACATTCGATTGCACTTGGCGCATCTGCTTCCGTTTTGGCAATATTTGTAGCCGTTGCCACTTACCTTCCAAATTTTAGTGTAAACCTTATGTTATTTGGACCAGTTCGCTTAAAATTTATTGCTCTTTTTTTGGTAGTGCTGGATTTAGTGAGTATTGATAAAGGCAACCCCGGTGGACACATTGCCCATTTGGGTGGCGCATTATACGGCTATTTTGCAATGGTTCAATTAAAAAAAGGGCGTGATTTTTCAAGTAGCTGGAGTAATTTATTTCAAAAAATTTCAAGCTTTTTTAAATCAAAACCAAAAAGTAAAATGAAAGTCGCACATCGCGTAACGCGTGATGATCAAGCCTACAATGCGCAAAAAAAATCCAAACAAGAACAAATAGACCGAATATTGGATAAAATTTCGAAATCAGGTTATGAAAGCTTAAGCAAACAAGAGAAGGAGGAATTGTTTAAGATGAGTAAGGAGTGAAGATTTGGGTTGTTGGGTTATTGAGTTATTGGGTTATTGAGTTGTTGGGTTAATGAGTTAATGGATTATTGAGTTAATGGATTATTGAGTTATTGAGTTAATGGATTATTGAGTTATTGAGTTATTTGTGTTAGTGAGTTAGAGTTAGTGAGTTAGTGGATTTATGAATTAGTGAAGTAGTGGGTTGTTGAGTTTCCGGGCGAACTATTTATCAACGCGGATTTTATGGGACTCATTATCCCACGCTGACGGGGGTTGGGGGTGGAAAATCATCCTGATTTATTTACTAATCTGATAACCCTGAGACAGGAAAACACTGAAATTAAAAGCACTGACTTTGTAAAGTTTTATTGAATAAGAATTAAATTGAAAAATCTCGGACGGTTCCATACCTTATTTTTACTGCTTAACATTGTATTTGTAACCATGTTACTCTGCTCCTATTTAGGTGCATTTGTGAGCCCCCAAAAATTTTGGCCACTTGCATTTTTTCCGCTTTTGTATCCCTATTTAATTATCGTTAATGTATCGTTTATTATATTTTGGTTGATACAATTTCGCAAATTATTTTTACTCTCCACTATCAGTATACTAATTGGCTGGAACAATTTGGGCAAGTTATTCCAATATGCGAATACACGCATGAATGAGCAGGTTGTAGAAAGTGATTCTTACATTAAAGTAATGAGTTTTAATGTGCGCGTTTTTGATTTATATAACTGGAAACACAATACCGAGACACGGAGCAAAATACTCGAATTTATCCGCCAAGAAAATCCCGATGTAATTAATTTTCAAGAATTTTTTTCTGATGATGGTAACTCTTTCATGCACCAAGATTCGTTAAAAAGAATATTGAATTTGCCTTATGCCCATATTGTGTACACTGCTACAATGCATAAACACGATCATTGGGGAATTGCAACCTACAGCAAGTTTCCAATTACTGCTATGCAAAAAGTTGCCTTTCATAAGAAGTCGAATAACTTGTGCATTTATACTGATTTAAAAATTGACAGTAAAATTGTGCGGGTTTATAATATGCATTTACAGTCTTTGCATTTTAAAAAGAAAGAGTATAAGGTATTGGATGAATTGAAAAAAAGTGAAGATGTAGAATTTGATGCCGAAGAAATGAATGCCTCAAAAATGATTCTTACCCGACTTAAGCGCGCTTTTGTTCAACGTGCTTCTCAGGCAGATTCGGTGGCTGCCAGCATTGCCCGTTCACCACATTCGGTAATTGTTTGTGGCGACTTTAATGACTCTCCTTTTTCGTATGCTTATCGCACCATTTCATACAAGCTGAAAGATGCCTTTATAGAATCGGGAAGCGGTTTTGGACCAACCTATAATGGCAACTTACCTCCCCTGCGTATTGATTATATTATGCATTCAGGAGATTTGAAATCGTATAATTTTCAAACCTCCAAGGTCGATTTAAGCGATCACTTTCCGGTAAGTTGTTACATTAAAATTAAATGATTCCTTTATCACTTCGATACTGCCTTTTTTACTGTTTGTAAATTAAGCAAATTCATAGGGTTAGCGCTTAAACCGGATATTGTATTTTGAAAAAAATAAACTGTCGCTTCATCATACAATGGAGCCAGAGCAGCATCTTCGATAAGGATTTGATTCATCTCCATTAATATTTTTTTACGCTTTTCAGGATTCAGTTCTTCCATTGATTGCTCATATAATCTATCAAAATTAGGGTTTGAATAATAAGCTACATTCTCACCCATGGGAGAATTATTTTTAGAATAAAACAATTTCAAACAATTTTCAGCATCAGGATAATCAGCCTGCCAATTGTTACTGTAAAAAGTGAAAGCTGATTGTCTAAGCATTTCCGGATAAATATCCGTCTCAAGGTAATTTAGCTGAAGATTTATTCCAATTTTTATCAAATCATTTTTTATGCCTTCGCACCAATCGCTATATTCTCGCGTGGAATTAAGCGTAAGGGTTGGGCAGGGATTTTTTTCAGAATAACCTGCACGTTCCAGTAAATCGACAGCCATCTCCGGATTGTAAGGATATCCCACTTGCCGGGAAGTATCGTACTCCGCAAACCCGATTGGTAAGAGCCCTTTATTACCAGCCATGCCAATATTATTGTGCAAATTAACAAGTAGTTTTCGTTTATCAATACCATAATTAATTGCCTTACGAAGGAGCTTGTTGCTAAAAGGATTGCTTGCAAATCTCTGTTCATTCGTACCAAACCTAAAACACAAATACTGCTTTTTAAGTGCAGGGCAGGTATTGAAATTTATCTTGCCTTTGCATTTCTTAGATAAGGAGCCATCCGTATTTACAACATCTCTTAAATATTGGGCTTCTAAACCGGATATAAAATCTAAATTACCTTTCATAAATTCAAGATATTCAGTTTGCTTGTCTTTTATAAAAGAAATGGAAACAGCATCTAAATAAGGAAGCGTTTTACCCGCTTCGGTTTCAAAATAATTCGCATTTCTTGCTAGCAATAATCGCTTTCCAACTTCCCACGATTTTAATTGAAAAGGTCCGGTTCCAATGGGGTGATTCCCGAAAGCAGAACCATAATATTCAACAATTTCAATTGGGACAACAGCAGCATACTGCATGGTTAATGTTTTTAAAAAAGGTGGAAAAGGATGCCTTAAATAAATTTTTAAGGTGCTATCATTCACATCCATAAAACCTTTAAAATTACTTTTTACAGAATGATCAATACAATCAAAAATCCAGGCACCGGGAGAAGCCGTATTTTTATTGAGAATTCGTTTAAAACTATTTACAAAATCCGAAGCACGTACTTTTCTACCTTTATTGTTTAGAAATAAAACATCGTCATGAAAATACACATCGTTTCTTAATACAAAAGTATATTCCAGTCCATCGGGCGATATCTTCCATGACTTCGCTATGCTGGGCACAACTGCCAATTTTTCGTTTACTTTAACTAAGCCATTATACAGTTGATTCACCACCCAACAATTGGCTCTGCTATTGGCAAACGCAGGATCAAGTGAGTTAATTTGTTCAGACTCGTTGTAGCGAAATACCAATTTAGATGCTTCATCCTTCTTATCCTTCAAGCGGCAAGAAGTAAATTGGAGCAGAACAAGAGAAAGGATAAAACACTTTTTTAATTGCATCAATTTTAAGCTAATATTGCAAAGGAATAAAAATAAGACGAAAACAACTAGTTGCTCCGAAAAATGGGTCAACTTTCCTTCCTTAATTTCGGTGAATTTAACAGTTGTCTTATGGCTGTTAAAAATCTATAAAAGCAATTTCATAAAGCTGAGTATATTTGTAGGCTTACAAGATTTTTAACTTACTTTACGTAGATTTTTATTATCCAATAACCAAGACTTATTTATGTTACACAATTTTACCAAACAGCTATTCTTTTTAATGTGCGTTGGGATATTTTTCAACGCTTCGGCAGCTACTGAAAATTACTCCATTTCCTTTCAGGTAAAAGGATTAAAAGGAGGCAAATGCATGCTGGGCAATCATTTTGGCGACAAGCAATACATACAAGACAGTTGCATAGTAGATGAAAATGGAAAAGGATTCTTCAAAAAGAATAAAACCTTACCGGGTGGAATTTACCTATTTGTTTTGCCCAGTAAAAAGTACTTTGAAATATTAATCGACAAGGATCAAGATTTTTCGTTTGAAGTGGATACTGTGGATTTTATTGAGTCGATGAAGGTTAAAGGTTCGGACGACAACGCACTTTTTTACAAGTACCTTTCTTTCATAACTCGAGAACAAAAAAATGTTGAGCCTTTACGCAACAGGTATCAGGATCCTGCTACATCCAAAGATTCGGCTGATGCCATTTTGAAGCGTATCACGAAAATCGACAACGAAGTAAAAAACTATAAGTTAACTTATATTAAGGAGCATGGAAATACGATGTTGGCAAGTATTTTCAACGCTACCGAAGAGCCTGAAATTCCTGAAACACCTAAACTTGCCAATGGAACATTAGATTCTACCTTTGCTTATCGTTATTTCAAAAAACACTTTTTTGACCGTGTTGATTTTAAAGACGACCGATTACTTCGAACCCCAATATTCCAAAGTAAATTGGAACAATACATGGAAAAATTGGTTTTGCAAATTCCTGATTCCATCAATAAGGAAGCAGATATGTTAGTTGAAAAATCTAAATTGAATCGTGAGGTTTTTAAGTTTGTTGTGTATTACATTACCAGCACCTATGAAACATCCAAAATAATGGGAATGGACGCTGTTTTTGTGCACATGGTA
This portion of the Bacteroidota bacterium genome encodes:
- the mutL gene encoding DNA mismatch repair endonuclease MutL, which encodes MTDIIHLLPDSVANQIAAGEVIQRPASAVKELIENAVDAGSTSIKLILKDAGKVLIQVIDNGKGMSETDARMSFERHATSKIQQAADLFAITTKGFRGEALASIAAIAQVELKTRRPEDEIGTRISIEGSELQIQESCSTPVGTSFSIKNLFFNVPARRNFLKSNPVETSHIIEEFQRIALAHPDIEFSIHHNGADLFQLPKSNLRQRIVNVFGANYNQRLVPVEEETFIVKITGFIGKPEFAKKTRGEQYFFVNNRFIKNGYLHHAIQNAYEQLLPKESHPSYFLFLSVDPKSIDINIHPTKTEIKFEDERAIYAILRSAVKKSLGQHNISPTIDFEQEASISLDGPPKDRIIEAPKIRVNPDYNPFKSQTSLDNARAFSGPSLTQKANLQNWEKLYESHEYASVHQAVSMDAVPKQETINPKWENDFSEVSKSLTYQLHGKYILSHIKTGFIIVDQQSAHERILYEKFIQNLERQSASSQQLLFPETLEFNASDTALVHLLLAELNALGFAIEAFGKNTFVVHGIPPIMKDTDSKHSLERILEEFKKNQSELKLTKSENLARSMAINAAVKSGKQLGNEEMKSIIDELFACKQPYSSPSGKPTLITFSLEDLEKRFKK
- a CDS encoding rhomboid family intramembrane serine protease, which gives rise to MSYEQYRPSSFKLLPDVVKNLLIINGLFFLATFVFDTRFHIDLTDILGLHYFAADKFRPWQFVTYMFMHGSFTHIALNMFALWMFGSSMENVWGPKRFLTFYIFTGLGAALTHYLVVYYQLHPVLTAIDTYIAHPDPVALKSFLDDPTLFNLGVDNVQHNFQVFAQQYNDLLVSDSLRAQQLSLDFMQQYRADFMNAPVVVGASGAVFGLLLAFGMTYPNNIIYVYFAIPMKAKYFVMLYGAIELYSGISNSSDNVAHFAHLGGMLFGILLILYWRKKFRF
- a CDS encoding rhomboid family intramembrane serine protease codes for the protein MQNSVLDDIKNAFKNGSVVTRFILINCAVFIFVNLVNLIFFLFRIAPENQIQLLNWLAVPADWTQLLFHRPWTLFTYMFLHEGFFHILSNMIMLYFGGQLFIEYLGERRFSATYFLGGIAGALLYIVVFNLFPAFKSIAPHSIALGASASVLAIFVAVATYLPNFSVNLMLFGPVRLKFIALFLVVLDLVSIDKGNPGGHIAHLGGALYGYFAMVQLKKGRDFSSSWSNLFQKISSFFKSKPKSKMKVAHRVTRDDQAYNAQKKSKQEQIDRILDKISKSGYESLSKQEKEELFKMSKE
- a CDS encoding endonuclease/exonuclease/phosphatase family protein — protein: MKNLGRFHTLFLLLNIVFVTMLLCSYLGAFVSPQKFWPLAFFPLLYPYLIIVNVSFIIFWLIQFRKLFLLSTISILIGWNNLGKLFQYANTRMNEQVVESDSYIKVMSFNVRVFDLYNWKHNTETRSKILEFIRQENPDVINFQEFFSDDGNSFMHQDSLKRILNLPYAHIVYTATMHKHDHWGIATYSKFPITAMQKVAFHKKSNNLCIYTDLKIDSKIVRVYNMHLQSLHFKKKEYKVLDELKKSEDVEFDAEEMNASKMILTRLKRAFVQRASQADSVAASIARSPHSVIVCGDFNDSPFSYAYRTISYKLKDAFIESGSGFGPTYNGNLPPLRIDYIMHSGDLKSYNFQTSKVDLSDHFPVSCYIKIK
- a CDS encoding ABC transporter substrate-binding protein, translated to MKDKKDEASKLVFRYNESEQINSLDPAFANSRANCWVVNQLYNGLVKVNEKLAVVPSIAKSWKISPDGLEYTFVLRNDVYFHDDVLFLNNKGRKVRASDFVNSFKRILNKNTASPGAWIFDCIDHSVKSNFKGFMDVNDSTLKIYLRHPFPPFLKTLTMQYAAVVPIEIVEYYGSAFGNHPIGTGPFQLKSWEVGKRLLLARNANYFETEAGKTLPYLDAVSISFIKDKQTEYLEFMKGNLDFISGLEAQYLRDVVNTDGSLSKKCKGKINFNTCPALKKQYLCFRFGTNEQRFASNPFSNKLLRKAINYGIDKRKLLVNLHNNIGMAGNKGLLPIGFAEYDTSRQVGYPYNPEMAVDLLERAGYSEKNPCPTLTLNSTREYSDWCEGIKNDLIKIGINLQLNYLETDIYPEMLRQSAFTFYSNNWQADYPDAENCLKLFYSKNNSPMGENVAYYSNPNFDRLYEQSMEELNPEKRKKILMEMNQILIEDAALAPLYDEATVYFFQNTISGLSANPMNLLNLQTVKKAVSK
- a CDS encoding DUF5106 domain-containing protein, whose amino-acid sequence is MCVGIFFNASAATENYSISFQVKGLKGGKCMLGNHFGDKQYIQDSCIVDENGKGFFKKNKTLPGGIYLFVLPSKKYFEILIDKDQDFSFEVDTVDFIESMKVKGSDDNALFYKYLSFITREQKNVEPLRNRYQDPATSKDSADAILKRITKIDNEVKNYKLTYIKEHGNTMLASIFNATEEPEIPETPKLANGTLDSTFAYRYFKKHFFDRVDFKDDRLLRTPIFQSKLEQYMEKLVLQIPDSINKEADMLVEKSKLNREVFKFVVYYITSTYETSKIMGMDAVFVHMVDKYYTADQATWMDSTALYKIQDRARILKPILIGKQCMPLNLEDSLGKFHSLYALNARYTVLFFWDPDCSHCQKSMPKMIETYDKLKPIGLEVYAVCTEVEVDKWKKFIREKNLHWINVGDPYLHNNFRHDFDISSTPQIFILDKDKKIIAKKLDVNQIEDFIENRIKFESHQSKN